The Cyclobacterium amurskyense genome contains the following window.
AGAGGAAGGAGGGGACGACGTCAAGTCATCATGGCCCTTACGCCCGGGGCGACACACGTGCTACAATGGCGCATACAGCGGGTAGCGACACGGCAACGTGAAGCCAACCTCTAAAAGTGCGTCTCAGTTCGGATCGGGGCCTGCAACCCGGCCCCGTGAAGCTGGAATCGCTAGTAATCGCGCATCAGCCACGGCGCGGTGAATACGTTCCCGGACCTTGTACACACCGCCCGTCAAGCCATGGAAGTCGGGTAGACCTGAAGACGGTAACCGCAAGGAGCCGTTTAGGGTAGAACCGGTAACTGGGGCTAAGTCGTAACAAGGTAGCCGTACCGGAAGGTGCGGCTGGAACACCTCCTTTCTGGAACGGTTCTATAGAATTGCTGTTTTTTTTAAGTCTAACATCTTCACACTTGTCCCAAATGGGGACAACAAGTTCTTTGACATGTTGAGTGGAAAATGCAATGTAAAGTATTTTGATCACGTAAGTGGTTTAGATATAGAATAAAGAACATCAGGTGCTAGCAAAAGGGCACCAGATGAGTTCAAGTGAACAAGGGCGTACGGGGGATGCCTAGGCTCTAGGAGGCGAAGAAGGACGTGCCAAGCTGCGAAAAGCTGTGGGGATCGGCACAGTCGAAATGATCCACAGATGTCCGAATGGGGCAACCCACCCTGATTTATCAGGGTATCCAGAAATGGAGGCAAACGCGGGGAACTGAAACATCTAAGTACCCGCAGGAAGAGAAAATAATAATGATTCCGTCAGTAGCGGCGAGCGGACGCGGAAGAGCCCAAACCATTTATGTTACGGCATATATGGGGTTGTAGGACCTGCATAATTATAAATTAGGAGACTCGAATTGGCTGGGAAGTCAAACCGCAGAGGGTGAGAGTCCTGTAGAGGAATTTTAATTTATAAGGCGGGTATCCTGAGTAGGCCGGGACAGGAGAAATCCCGGTTGAATCTGCCGGCACCATCCGGTAAGGCTAAATACTCCCTAGAGACCGATAGTGAACGAGTACCGTGAGGGAAAGGTGAAAAGTACCGTGAATAACGGGGTGAAAAGAACCTGAAACCGTGCGCCTACAAGCGGTCGGAGTCCTGACTATGTTGGGATGACGGCGTGCCTTTTGCATAATGAGCCTACGAGTTACTCCTCACCGGCAAGGTTAATCCTGTAAACAGGAGGAGCCGCAGCGAAAGCGAGTCTGAATAAGGCGATAGAGTCGGTGGGGGTAGACGCGAAACTTAGTGATCTACCCATGGCCAGGTTGAAGCTCTGGTAAAACAGAGTGGAGGACCGAACCGATAAGCGTTGAAAAGCTTCCGGATGAGCTGTGGGTAGGGGTGAAAGGCCAATCAAACTGAGAAATAGCTCGTACTCCCCGAAATGTTTTTAGGAACAGCGTCGGGAATTGTATGATGGAGGTAGAGCTACCGATAGGACTAGGGGGAGTCACATCCTACCAAATCCTGACGAACTCCGAATGCCATCATATAGAACCGGCAGTGAGGGCTTGGGTGCTAAGGTCCAAGTCCGAGAGGGAAAGAACCCAGACCTACCGCTAAGGTCCCAAAATCCGCGCTAAGTTGAACAAAGGCGGTCCAGCTGCAGAGACAGCCAGGAGGTTAGCTTGGAAGCAGCTATTCCTTTAAAGAGTGCGTAACAGCTCACTGGTCGAGCGGCAGGGCGTCGATAATAATCGGGCATCAAGTGCGGTACCGAAGCGAAGGATCCCGATTTATCGGGATGGTAGGGGAGCATTCCAGCGACAGCGAATCCGGGTGGTAATGCCCGGTGGAGTTTCTGGAAAAGCAAATGTAGGCATAAGTAACGATAATGGATGGGAACAACATCCACACCGAAAGACCAAGGATTCCTGATCAACGCTAATCGGATCAGGGTCAGTCGGGACCTAAGGATAACCCGAAGGGGGATTCCGATGGAAAATGGGTTAATATTCCCATACCGACCATACAGGTGACGGGGTGACGGAGTGTTGAAAGACCCGCCCGGTGACGGAATACCGGGTTAAAGGGTGTAGGTATTTGGACTGTAGTAAAATGCGCAGTCTTAGCCGAACCTGATAGTACCAAGCGTCTTCGGACAATTGGATAGTGGTCCTAAGAGCTTCCAAGAAAAACCTCTAGCGTTAAGCGTATGGTCGCCCGTACCGCAAACCGACACAGGTGGTTGGGGAGAGTATCCCAAGGTGCTCGAGTGAATCATGGCTAAGGAACTCGGCAAAATGGCCCTGTAACTTCGGGAGAAGGGGCGCCTCGCCTGACTTCGGTCAGGCAGGCCGCAGTGAAAAGGCCCAGGCGACTGTTTATCAAAAACACATGGCTTTGCGAAATCGTAAGATGAAGTATAAGGCCTGACACCTGCCCGGTGCTGGAAGGTTAAGGGGGGACGTTATCGCAAGAGAAGCGTTGAACCGAAGCCCCAGTAAACGGCGGCCGTAACTATAACGGTCCTAAGGTAGCGAAATTCCTTGTCGGGTAAGTTCCGACCTGCACGAATGGTGTAACGATCTGGGCACTGTCTCAGCCATGAGCTCGGTGAAATTGTAGTCGCGGTGAAGATGCCGCGTACCCGCAACGGGACGGAAAGACCCCATGAACCTTTACTGCAACTTAACATTGGTATCGGGTACACGGTGTGTAGGATAGGCCGGAGGCTGTGAATCGGCGTCGCTAGGCGTTGAGGAGCCACCGTTGAAATACGGCCCTCTGTGTGCCTGGTATCTAATCCCTGAAACAGGGAGACATTGTTTGGTGGGTAGTTTGACTGGGGTGGTCGCCTCCAAAAGAGTAACGGAGGCTTCCAAAGGTTCCCTCAGCACGCTTGGTAACCGTGCGTGGAGTGCAATAGCATAAGGGAGCTTGACTGTAAGGCGTACATGCCGAGCAGGGTGGAAACACGGGTATAGTGATCCGGCGGTACCGAATGGAAGGGCCGTCGCTCAAAGGATAAAAGGTACTCTGGGGATAACAGGCTGATCTCCCCCAAGAGCTCATATCGACGGGGAGGTTTGGCACCTCGATGTCGGCTCGTCACATCCTGGGGCTGGAGAAGGTCCCAAGGGTTGGGCTGTTCGCCCATTAAAGTGGCACGCGAGCTGGGTTCAGAACGTCGTGAGACAGTTCGGTCCCTATCTGTTGCGGGCGTGAGAAGTCTGCGGGGGGCTGTCCTTAGTACGAGAGGACCGGGATGGACCGACCGCTGGTGTACCGGTTGTAGTGCCAACTGCACCGCCGGGTAGCTAAGTCGGGAAGAGATAAGCGCTGAAAGCATCTAAGTGCGAAACTCGCCCCAAGATGAGACTTCTAAACAGGGCCGTCAGAGACGATGACGTTGATAGGCTGTAGGTGTAAAGTCAGAAATGACATAGCCGAGCAGTACTAATAGCCCGAAAACTTGAACACCTTTGCTACGTTGCATTTTCCACAAGACAAGTCAATTTACTTGAGACATTTATATAATTAAAGAAATTAAGTGAAAGCTATCAGAGCTTCACGAAGATTTAGGCGGCCCGGCGCAGGGGACCCACCTCTTCCCATCCCGAACAGAGAAGTTAAGCCCTGCAGCGCCGATGGTACTGGGGTTACACCTGGGAGAGTAGGTCGCCGCCTTCATTGACCCTTAGAGAAATCTAAGGGTCTTTTTTTTGCCTAATCTTTTTATGGGGAAAAGTTTTATTGCCTGGTTTTTTAATAGAACGGCGCTCTACATAGTATGGAATTTCTCAGTACATACTAAAGAAGGGAGTTTCACCTACCCATCTCACTTATAATAAATGAAGCATTTATAAGGCAAAAAATATTACATTATTTTAGTTTTTCTCCCTAGCCCAAACTTATTAGAATTCTTGATCTAGGACGATATCTATACCAGTCCTTAGGAGTTAAATAATTAAGGGCATTTTTAAAATAGAATTGACATAATTTTTTTTATAAAAAAGTCTTTGATTTTGTGAATTATGCTTATAATTTTTATGAAATTCTGTTAAAACTTCGTTTCCAAATGATTATACATGATTAAACCCCAGCTTTATTAATCACCTCTATTGTTTTCCTTAAGCCTGTATTGGCGACTTCTTGTAGGTCCTGTTTCCAATATTCCGGATTGTATAATTCCAGCGATATGCATCCTTTATAACCTGTTGAATTTAAGGTTTTCAATATTTCAGGTAAAGGCAAGATTCCATCACCAGGGTAAACCCTATGTTTGTCCCCCAAAGCTGTTATTTCAGGACTAGCTGGCGCATCTGCAAATTGGAAAATTGCAATAAGATCTCCGTTTAAAAAATTGAGCCCTTCGAAACCACCTTCGCTGATGTGCATGTGAAACGTATCGGGTATAACCATTGCTTTAGGATGATTAGCATCTAAAGCCACGCCAACTGCTTGGCCCAAAGTTTTGAGCGGGAAAAATTTCACAAAAACCAAAGCCGGGTTGATACCATACTCATTTATTCCAATCTCTATTAATTCACGGTATCTTTTGGAAACATATTTTTGATCGTAATTTTCTCCTACAGTATTGGGGATTGTTTGGATGTGTTGGGATTGGATATCAGCAGCCATACGCATTCTGTTTCGGGTATCTTTTAGGGATTCCTTAAATGTTTCGAGCGTTGGAGGTAAGGCATTCCATAATCCGATAACACTTGGTACAAACAAGCCAAGGTCTTTAATTTCTTTTCCCAAGTCCTTTAAGTTGCCTCCTTCTTTTTCAAATTCAGCCAGTTCCCTATCCCAAGGTTCTATAGCATCATAGCCAGCCTGAGCAGCAATTTGAACTTTTTCCCTTAAAGAAGCAGGCCTAATTGTAGCGGTATCCAGACAAATTGGCCAAGGACTTTGGCCTTGTTGGTATCTTTTTTCGATTTGGGAATTGTCTAAGGGGATTTTGGCAGCCAAAGATGGTGATGTTCCTGTTACAACACCAGCCAATGCGCCAAGCCCAATAAATCTTCTACGCTTCATTTTTCTATTCATTACAAGATACTGATATCAATACCAAGGTTTCCAGATGGAAAATGTGATTACTGACTATTTTAATTGTAAATACAATTACAAGCTTTAAAAGCCAAAAGATGGGGGCTTTTGAAGCTTACTTATCTTTTGGCTTTTTTTAACCGGCTATTTAGCAGGTGTTATTTCAAATTTTCTGAATTCAACGGCACCATGATCACCTTGAATCATTATCGGCCCTGCTTCGCCTTCATTGCTATCAATGGCCCCACCAGTGATACCTGGTATGATTTGGTCTGTAATGATGGCTTTTCCATTGGCAATTATAGTAACTCTCCTGCCTATCAATGTGATTTCATAAGTTTGCCATTCTCCGGCTGATTTTGCTACCATTTCATTGGGGGTTAAGAATCCATATACGCCACCGAAATAAATAGAGGAAGGTGGTGTGCCTGGATTGTCTTCAATCTGAACTTCATATCGTCCTCGAAGGTATATCCCACTGTTGCTACCTTTTGGGTAACGGAATTCTGCGCTTAATTTAAAGTCTTCAAATTTCTGGTCTGAGATAAGATTGGATCCCGCAGAATTAGAGGTTAATATGCCATCAATGACTTCCCATTGGTTTTTAGCCCCATCTACATGCCAACCATCCAGGTTCTTTCCGTTAAATAATTCTATTGTTTTTCCCCATTTGGGTGCTTTCTCTCTTACCAATAGTGGCGCTTTTACACCAGTAAAAGAATGCTTTTCACCAGTACTTTGAGTAATTGTACCGGAAAGTTTACCGCCTTTTAACTGCCCATTAAAAATCATGTCCTGATCAGTATTATCCCATTGTGGGGGAATCGCAAACCTTACCTTTCCATTATCATAGTTTACTTTTGCTATAGGTCTGGCACTGCCATTGTGAGCTACATAATACCCAACCAATGTCTTCATTCCAGAAAGTTTTACTTCTAACCATGAAGGTGCCTGTTTGCCATCCATATCCACAGTTAGGTCCCAACGCCCCGTCAACTGCTTTTCATCCTGTGCGCAAGCAATGTTTCCTGTGCTTAGAAAACTGAAAATCAGTAAAGAATACAATAGTAATTTAGATTTTATCATGTTATTTAATTTGAAGTTTATTCCGCTTAAAATTACTTGATTTTTGTCTCCTTTTAAAACTGTTCACCAATTTATTCCTTAATTCCAGATTTCTACGTTTTCAAATATGGTTCTGTTTTTTTTGAATCAGGGATTATACTTACTTTAGTATTATATTAATTCTCTTAATTATGAAATACATATTTCCCTTTATTCTTTTGATCGTTTTGTTTTGTCAGTCAACAGTAATGGCGCAGAAAATTTCTGCTCAAAAAATTGGTGACAGGATAGATGTGATTATTGACGGTAAATTTTTTACCAGTTATCATTTTGCTGAAAATGAGAAATATCCTTTTTTCTTCCCTGTTAATGGACCTTCTGGCGCCTTGGTAACCAGTATGCGGAATGGGGTATACCCACATCATAGCTCTTTGTTTTTTGGTTGCGATAGAGTCAATGGTGGCAATTATTGGCAAGAAGGCCTAGATAGGGGACAAATTGTGTCTTTAAGGGCTGAAATTGAGCAGAATAATGACAGTGAATTGACAATTCTTAATGAGTGCATTTGGACCAGACCTGGAGCTAATGCCCCAATAAAGGATTTTCGAGTGATCACAATTTCTACTACAGCTGATGGTGCTTATCAAATTGATTTTGATGTAAAGATGGAAATGCTGGAGGATGTTACTATTGAAAAAACCAATCACTCTTTGTTCAGCGCAAGAATGGACCAAGACCTTAATGTGCTCAATGGAGGAACCATGATTAACGCAGAGGGAGACCGTGGAGAGAAAGAAACCTTTGGTAAACCTTCTTCCTGGATAGATTTTTATGGCAATCGAGGGGAAGGGCAAGAAGGCCTGGCTGTTATGCAACATCCTTCAAATGACTGGTACCCTTCTCCTTGGTTTACCAGGGATTATGGGTTTATCTCTCCTACGCCAATGTACTGGCCTGAAAATGAAAAAGAAGGTACAAAATTAAAAAAAGGAGATTCAGTAAAGCTCAAATACAGGGTGATCGTACATCAGGGAGATCATTTGGAAGCCGATATTGCAGGGAAATTTAATGTTTACAGCAAAGATTGATTCCGGTTATATGAAGTATAAAATTTCAATACCACATAAACATCCAAGCACAAACCCCAAAAACAATTCAATTGCTAAGTGTCTCCCAAGGTACCACCTAGACCAGGCAATTAAAGGAGTGACAGCCCAAATGACCATGGAGAATTCTCTATTGATTTCCCATAGTCCAAATCCTGTATAAACAGCGATGGCGACGTGTAAGGAAATTTTGGTTTTATAATTAATAAAGAAGGCAAGTAGAAGCAATTGAATCAATACTAGGCTTCCTATAATCACATTGAACGGCTGATTGCTAAACCATAAGGCGGTTAAAACGATTACCGCTAATAATAGGATAAAGCGGTACATTGAGGAACGTTGCGTCCTGATAGATACATCAAAGTTTGAATACAAGCCTTTACGGCTATGGTATAAGTTCCAGGCTATAAGAGGCAATATGCCTAATGAAAGAATTATGATTAGGGTCCAGAACCCCTTTAAGGGGGTATGGATACTGAAAAGAAAGTAGACCAAAAAAGTCAGTAACAAACTAATAGGATGGCCTATTCTGGAAATTAATCGCGCGATTTTTTGTGTCAAAGCTTAAAGTGGATCAATTAATATTTAGCAAACTTAATTCTAATTTAAGTGATTTGATTGATATGGCTTATAATTATGTGTTTTCGATAAAAAAATAAGTTTTCCCTGATTGCTCTATACTTTTTAGATTCTTTTATAAAATTTTAGTGTTAATAGTCTTCTGAATCAAGAAAATACAACCACTTAAGCAATGGTTTAACAAGCTATTGGAACAGGTATTGGATATTTCGTAGCGAAATCTTCCACCCTACCACGAAAAGCTTTAAATTAGCGGCTGCTTAAAACGAAAATGATTAACGCGGCCAGGGCCGATACGAATGGATGTAGCAGTAATTAAATACAATGCAGGAAATGTACAGTCTGTATTGTATGCCATGGAAAGGCTAGGAGTCAATGCGACCTTAACAGATGATTGGGAAACCATAAAAAAGGCAGACAAGGTGATTTTTCCAGGCCAGGGAGAAGCAAGTACGGCAATGAGGTATTTGAAGGAAAGAAAGATTGATCAGTTGATTAAAGAATTGACTCAACCATTTTTTGGAATTTGCCTGGGCTTACAATTGCTATGTGAGCATTCTGAGGAATACGATACCCAATGTTTGGGCGTTTTCCCGATAAAGGTAAAGAAATTCCCCCCTTTGAATAAGGTGCCTCATATGGGGTGGAACAACCTTGAGAATCTGAAATCCCCACTTTTGGAGGGACTGGATGAATCTTCCTACGTTTATTATGTGCATAGCTATTATGCCGAAATAGACCCAAAATACACCATTGCAAGTTCTCATTATATCAATGATTTCTCCGCCATTCTGCATAAAGATAACTATTATGCGATGCAGGGACATCCAGAGAAAAGCAGTGTGACAGGTGAAAAAATTCTTAACAATTTTCTGAAATTATAATGGAAATCATTCCAGCAATAGATATTATAGGAGGTAATTGTGTTCGCCTTACTCAAGGAGATTACAGCCAAAAAAAGGAATACTCATCAGACCCTACTGAGGTAGCAAAAAGATTTGAAGGTGCAGGAATTAAAAGACTACATCTGGTGGATCTGGATGGAGCCAAAGAAAAGAAAATCATCAATACCAAAGTTTTGGAAAGGATTTGTCAAGGTACAGACCTGCATGTAGATTTTGGAGGAGGCGTGCAATCCGATGCCGACATAGCAATGGCTTTCAAGCTAGGTGCAAAACAGGTGACAGGAGGAAGCATAGCAGTGAAAAACCCTGACTTGTTTACAGGCTGGCTAAAATCTTTCGGTGGAGAGAAATTAATATTAGGTGCAGATGCCAAAGACAGGAAAATTGCTATTTCGGGCTGGGAGGAGACGACCGAAATGGACCTGATAGATTTCATCAAAGATTACCATTCCAAAGGTGTGCAGTACGTT
Protein-coding sequences here:
- a CDS encoding sugar phosphate isomerase/epimerase family protein codes for the protein MKRRRFIGLGALAGVVTGTSPSLAAKIPLDNSQIEKRYQQGQSPWPICLDTATIRPASLREKVQIAAQAGYDAIEPWDRELAEFEKEGGNLKDLGKEIKDLGLFVPSVIGLWNALPPTLETFKESLKDTRNRMRMAADIQSQHIQTIPNTVGENYDQKYVSKRYRELIEIGINEYGINPALVFVKFFPLKTLGQAVGVALDANHPKAMVIPDTFHMHISEGGFEGLNFLNGDLIAIFQFADAPASPEITALGDKHRVYPGDGILPLPEILKTLNSTGYKGCISLELYNPEYWKQDLQEVANTGLRKTIEVINKAGV
- a CDS encoding 3-keto-disaccharide hydrolase; the encoded protein is MIKSKLLLYSLLIFSFLSTGNIACAQDEKQLTGRWDLTVDMDGKQAPSWLEVKLSGMKTLVGYYVAHNGSARPIAKVNYDNGKVRFAIPPQWDNTDQDMIFNGQLKGGKLSGTITQSTGEKHSFTGVKAPLLVREKAPKWGKTIELFNGKNLDGWHVDGAKNQWEVIDGILTSNSAGSNLISDQKFEDFKLSAEFRYPKGSNSGIYLRGRYEVQIEDNPGTPPSSIYFGGVYGFLTPNEMVAKSAGEWQTYEITLIGRRVTIIANGKAIITDQIIPGITGGAIDSNEGEAGPIMIQGDHGAVEFRKFEITPAK
- a CDS encoding DUF6807 domain-containing protein → MKYIFPFILLIVLFCQSTVMAQKISAQKIGDRIDVIIDGKFFTSYHFAENEKYPFFFPVNGPSGALVTSMRNGVYPHHSSLFFGCDRVNGGNYWQEGLDRGQIVSLRAEIEQNNDSELTILNECIWTRPGANAPIKDFRVITISTTADGAYQIDFDVKMEMLEDVTIEKTNHSLFSARMDQDLNVLNGGTMINAEGDRGEKETFGKPSSWIDFYGNRGEGQEGLAVMQHPSNDWYPSPWFTRDYGFISPTPMYWPENEKEGTKLKKGDSVKLKYRVIVHQGDHLEADIAGKFNVYSKD
- the hisH gene encoding imidazole glycerol phosphate synthase subunit HisH, giving the protein MDVAVIKYNAGNVQSVLYAMERLGVNATLTDDWETIKKADKVIFPGQGEASTAMRYLKERKIDQLIKELTQPFFGICLGLQLLCEHSEEYDTQCLGVFPIKVKKFPPLNKVPHMGWNNLENLKSPLLEGLDESSYVYYVHSYYAEIDPKYTIASSHYINDFSAILHKDNYYAMQGHPEKSSVTGEKILNNFLKL
- the hisA gene encoding 1-(5-phosphoribosyl)-5-[(5-phosphoribosylamino)methylideneamino]imidazole-4-carboxamide isomerase; translation: MEIIPAIDIIGGNCVRLTQGDYSQKKEYSSDPTEVAKRFEGAGIKRLHLVDLDGAKEKKIINTKVLERICQGTDLHVDFGGGVQSDADIAMAFKLGAKQVTGGSIAVKNPDLFTGWLKSFGGEKLILGADAKDRKIAISGWEETTEMDLIDFIKDYHSKGVQYVICTDVAKDGLLQGPSLELYKEIMKEIPGVKLIASGGVASVKDLEELEAAGVYGTIVGKAFYEGRISLEELSSFTRN